One Vespa crabro chromosome 1, iyVesCrab1.2, whole genome shotgun sequence genomic region harbors:
- the LOC124429982 gene encoding 60S ribosomal protein L6-like isoform X2 — protein sequence MSDTKKKSPEKAAPAVISVKKEDKKKSRKPRNYDLGNGVYRFSRSRMYHKKAIYKFLDKKTPKIIKLKKPLTGEKEIGGDKNGEKRIVLLKKRRAYYPTADPITKRHAKKCFREHHRYLRPSLVPGTICILLAGLHKGKRVVFLKQLKTGLLLVTGPFLINGCPLRRINQNYIIATSTRIDLSGFKLPEHINDEYFKRKRDKRAKKEEGDIFSKKKEEYKPSNQRKADQKAVDKHIIEAIKINQDKKLLFTYMSAMFGLRSSQYPHRLKF from the exons ATGTCggatacaaagaaaaagtcaCCGGAAAAAGCTGCGCCAGCAGTTATTTCGGTTAAAAAGGAAGACAAGAAGAAATCTAGGAAGCCAAGAAATTATGATCTTGGAAATGGTGTTTACAGATTTAGTCGTTCACGCATGTATCACAAGAAAgctatttacaaatttttagataaaaagaCACCTAAAATC ATAAAACTTAAAAAACCATTGACgggtgaaaaagaaataggcgGTGATAAGAATGGAGAGAAACGAATTGTTCTGTTGAAAAAGAGGAGAGCATATTATCCTACAGCAGATCCTATTACAAAACGACATGCCAAGAAGTGCTTCCGTGAACATCATCGATACTTAAGGCCTTCTTTAGTTCCAGGAACTATTTGCATTTTGTTAGCTGGATTACACAAAGGAAAGCGTGTTGTCTTTTTGAAACAGCTGAAAACtggattattattagttacag GTCCATTTCTCATTAATGGTTGTCCACTGCGTAGAATAAATCAGAATTATATCATAGCGACTTCTACACGCATTGATCTTTCTGGATTTAAATTGCCAGAACACATAAAcgatgaatatttcaaaaggaAACGTGACAAACGtgcaaagaaagaagagggtgatatttttagtaaaaagaaggaagaatacAAGCCAAGCAATCAAAGAAAAGCTGATCAAAAGGCAGTGGATAAACATATAATAGAagcgattaaaataaatcaagacAAGAAATTATTGTTCACTTATATGTCAGCTATGTTTGGTTTGCGAAGCAGTCAGTATCCACacagattaaaattttaa
- the LOC124429950 gene encoding histamine H2 receptor-like — MNVTTAAHSAVSTLAEFVGLEENVRMDKSGDIMDEDLGVSPVTLSPAWSRVARLLLLASLAVGGSVGNVFMISAIVVEDQLKKRGNAFLVNVALADLLVTGLVIPVSVIVILAGHEESLSTCRFEWTLEALCFLVTVLTLTTIAAENYARLCLPPERYSFLTASRVTATIIVIWLIAVIAVILQSSINVGPDFCLRKFGGITMEQIVGVTILVGLPAVTITLLYAMLVLCVRRATRGSYKPPIAFSWDYELTKANIYSCLMFMIFWLPFGAAVCVNSFRPMSAHVLYGLAWFAFSKSCFNNLLYCVADRHFRSAYVKLFHYCCCKTTVNFSRRTRADAGRNSSDVRLRVHIIHSYASPASCRPTVARPNGREVYEL; from the exons ATGAACGTGACAACAGCAGCCCACAGTGCTGTGAGTACCCTTGCCGAGTTTGTAGGCCTCGAGGAAAACGTAAGAATGGATAAAAGTGGTGATATTATGGACGAGGACCTTGGCGTCTCACCAGTCACCCTATCACCAGCTTGGTCCAGAGTCGCCCGGCTTCTTTTACTGGCTTCTCTTGCGGTTGGTGGAAGTGTCGGCAATGTCTTCATGATATCAGCAATAGTTGTCGAAGATCAGTTGAAAAAACGAG GAAATGCGTTTCTAGTAAACGTTGCTTTAGCGGACCTATTGGTGACCGGCCTTGTAATACCGGTGTCCGTTATCGTGATCCTGGCAGGACACGAAGAATCTTTAAGCACCTGCCGCTTTGAATGGACTCTCGAAGCGCTTTGCTTTCTGGTCACCGTGCTAACTTTGACCACGATAGCAGCCGAGAATTACGCTCGCCTTTGTTTACCCCCTGAAAG ATACAGCTTTCTAACAGCGAGCCGAGTGACAGCCACTATAATCGTCATTTGGCTCATTGCGGTGATCGCTGTGATTCTTCAATCATCTATCAACGTCGGACCAGACTTTTGCCTACGAAAATTTGGCGGTATAACGATGGAGCAAATAGTGGGTGTAACGATATTGGTCGGTTTACCCGCTGTAACAATTACCTTGCTTTATGCGATGCTTGTCTTGTGCGTACGCCGAGCAACGAGGGGATCCTACAAACCACCGATCGCCTTTTCTTGGGACTACGAATTAACTAAAGCGAACATATACAGTTGCCTGATGTTTATGATATTTTGGTTGCCCTTCGGCGCTGCCGTATGCGTGAATTCGTTTCGACCGATGAGTGCTCACGTTCTCTATGGCCTAGCCTGGTTCGCCTTTTCCAAGTCTTGCTTCAATAATCTTCTCTACTGTGTGGCCGATCGACACTTCCGCAGCGCCTACGTAAAGCTCTTTCATTACTGCTGCTGCAAAACGACCGTGAACTTTTCTAGAAGAACGCGCGCCGATGCTGGCAGGAATTCTAGTGACGTGCGTTTAAGGGTTCATATCATCCATTCTTATGCGAGTCCGGCTTCCTGTAGACCTACTGTGGCCAGACCGAACGGACGTGAAGTTTACGAGCTCTAA
- the LOC124429979 gene encoding nitric oxide synthase-interacting protein homolog, which produces MTRHARNCTAGAVYTYHEKKKDASASGYGTNTQRVGKDSVKDFDCCCLTLQPCREPVVTKDGYLFDKEAILEYILTKKREYGRKLKEYEKQKHKEEEELHERTVNEELLKLQNFLKSEKNIVSRTKSKTNQSNTSVSNMSNGKDKALPSFWIPSKTPEAKKTKLQKPNKTVYCPLSGKPLKLNDLISVKFTEVKDPDDNKSLIVKQARYMCPITHDILSNSVPCAVIKTTGHVITMECVEKIIKKEWINPLDGSKLTEADIICLQRGGTGYSAVNDSLEGKHERPVLQA; this is translated from the exons atgaCGAGACACGCGAGAAATTGTACTGCTGGCGCTGTTTATACTTAtcacgagaagaaaaaagatgcaaGTGCTTCAGGTTACGGTACCAATACACAAAGAGTTGGGAAAGATTCTGTAAAGGATTTTGATTGTTGTTGCCTTACTTTACAACCTTGTAGAGAGCCTGTAgtaac AAAAGATGGTTATCTCTTTGATAAAGAAGCGATATTAGAGTATATTctaacgaagaaaagagaatatggtagaaaattaaaagaatatgaaaaacaGAAACATAAGGAAGAG gaGGAGTTACATGAACGAACTGTAAACGAGGAGCTATTAAAATTgcaaaactttttaaaaagtgaaaaaaatattgtttcaaGGACCAAATCCAAAACAAATCAATCAAATACGTCGGTTTCAAATATGAGCAACGGAAAAGATAAAGCATTACCTAGTTTCTGGATTCCTTCTAAAACACCCgaagcaaaaaaaacaaaattacaaaAGCCTAATAAAACAGTTTATTGTCCTCTCAGTGGTAAACCTTTGAAACTAAATGACCTTATTTCTGTTAAATTTACTGAAGTTAAAGATCCAGATGATAACAAGTCACTTATAGTAAAACAAGCACGATATATGTGTCCTATTACTCATGATATTTTGAGTAATAGTGTTCCTTGTGCAGTAATTAAAACAAC TGGTCATGTTATCACAATGGAGTgtgttgaaaaaataataaaaaaggaatggaTTAATCCATTGGATGGTTCAAAATTAACAGAAGCAGATATTATATGTCTACAAAGG GGTGGCACAGGTTATTCAGCTGTAAATGATTCTTTGGAAGGTAAACACGAAAGACCAGTATTGCAagcttaa
- the LOC124429982 gene encoding 60S ribosomal protein L6-like isoform X1 has product MMSDTKKKSPEKAAPAVISVKKEDKKKSRKPRNYDLGNGVYRFSRSRMYHKKAIYKFLDKKTPKIIKLKKPLTGEKEIGGDKNGEKRIVLLKKRRAYYPTADPITKRHAKKCFREHHRYLRPSLVPGTICILLAGLHKGKRVVFLKQLKTGLLLVTGPFLINGCPLRRINQNYIIATSTRIDLSGFKLPEHINDEYFKRKRDKRAKKEEGDIFSKKKEEYKPSNQRKADQKAVDKHIIEAIKINQDKKLLFTYMSAMFGLRSSQYPHRLKF; this is encoded by the exons ATG ATGTCggatacaaagaaaaagtcaCCGGAAAAAGCTGCGCCAGCAGTTATTTCGGTTAAAAAGGAAGACAAGAAGAAATCTAGGAAGCCAAGAAATTATGATCTTGGAAATGGTGTTTACAGATTTAGTCGTTCACGCATGTATCACAAGAAAgctatttacaaatttttagataaaaagaCACCTAAAATC ATAAAACTTAAAAAACCATTGACgggtgaaaaagaaataggcgGTGATAAGAATGGAGAGAAACGAATTGTTCTGTTGAAAAAGAGGAGAGCATATTATCCTACAGCAGATCCTATTACAAAACGACATGCCAAGAAGTGCTTCCGTGAACATCATCGATACTTAAGGCCTTCTTTAGTTCCAGGAACTATTTGCATTTTGTTAGCTGGATTACACAAAGGAAAGCGTGTTGTCTTTTTGAAACAGCTGAAAACtggattattattagttacag GTCCATTTCTCATTAATGGTTGTCCACTGCGTAGAATAAATCAGAATTATATCATAGCGACTTCTACACGCATTGATCTTTCTGGATTTAAATTGCCAGAACACATAAAcgatgaatatttcaaaaggaAACGTGACAAACGtgcaaagaaagaagagggtgatatttttagtaaaaagaaggaagaatacAAGCCAAGCAATCAAAGAAAAGCTGATCAAAAGGCAGTGGATAAACATATAATAGAagcgattaaaataaatcaagacAAGAAATTATTGTTCACTTATATGTCAGCTATGTTTGGTTTGCGAAGCAGTCAGTATCCACacagattaaaattttaa